From a single Methanofollis sp. W23 genomic region:
- the gatB gene encoding Asp-tRNA(Asn)/Glu-tRNA(Gln) amidotransferase subunit GatB produces MSTQHTDVIIGLEIHCQLNTQTKLFCGCSTDYKEDGPNTHVCPVCLGLPGAMPMVNKKAIEYALRVAKALNLEVLEESEFARKNYFYPDLPKGYQITMYDRPLAERGILEMEDDAGKEKKVRITRIHLEEDPGKLVHMGGAGRARYTLVDYNRSGIPLIEIVTEPDLRSPKEARRFLTKLRATLEYLGVFDGEREGALRVDANISIKGSERVEVKNITSYKGVEKALTFEITRQKSLIRRGARVERETRHFHEGRGITTSARTKETETDYRYFPEPDLRPLRVRDWVAEISLPELPDARRDRFMHQYALSLNHAKTLTGDLRLAEFYEGLAAKADPVLAATWTADTLLGELNYRDMSVTKVPLDHFADLVNLAGAEEVTDRVAVDVLRKLLDAVLEARSPKMPSEYVREQNLGKGDASAFAAVVDEVIAENEQAVADYQAGKTTALNFLLGQVMKKTRGKADPREITPMIAARISTEEGK; encoded by the coding sequence ATGAGCACGCAGCACACCGACGTCATCATCGGGCTCGAGATCCACTGCCAGTTGAACACGCAGACCAAACTCTTCTGCGGGTGCTCGACCGACTACAAAGAGGACGGCCCGAACACCCACGTCTGCCCGGTCTGCCTCGGGCTGCCAGGGGCAATGCCGATGGTCAACAAAAAGGCCATCGAGTATGCCCTCAGGGTCGCCAAGGCCCTCAACCTCGAAGTCCTCGAAGAGTCGGAGTTTGCCAGGAAGAACTACTTCTACCCCGACCTCCCGAAGGGCTACCAGATCACAATGTACGACCGCCCCCTCGCCGAGCGGGGCATCCTCGAGATGGAGGACGACGCAGGCAAGGAGAAGAAAGTGCGGATCACCAGGATCCACCTCGAAGAGGACCCTGGCAAACTCGTGCACATGGGCGGGGCAGGGCGTGCGAGGTACACCCTGGTCGACTACAACCGGAGCGGGATCCCGCTCATCGAGATCGTCACCGAACCTGACCTCAGGTCGCCGAAGGAAGCGCGCCGGTTCCTCACCAAACTCAGGGCCACCCTGGAGTACCTCGGCGTCTTCGACGGCGAGCGCGAAGGTGCCCTGCGTGTGGACGCCAACATTTCCATCAAAGGCTCTGAGCGGGTCGAGGTCAAGAACATCACCTCGTACAAGGGCGTAGAGAAGGCGCTCACCTTCGAGATCACCAGACAGAAGAGCCTCATCCGCCGCGGCGCCCGCGTCGAGCGCGAGACCCGCCACTTCCATGAAGGCCGCGGGATCACCACCTCGGCCAGGACCAAGGAGACCGAGACCGACTACCGCTACTTCCCTGAACCCGACCTCCGCCCGCTGCGGGTGCGGGACTGGGTCGCAGAGATCTCTCTCCCTGAACTCCCTGACGCCAGGCGCGACCGGTTCATGCACCAGTACGCCCTCTCCCTCAACCACGCAAAGACCCTCACCGGCGACCTCCGTCTTGCCGAGTTCTACGAAGGGCTGGCCGCAAAGGCCGACCCGGTGCTCGCCGCCACCTGGACCGCCGACACCCTGCTTGGCGAACTGAATTACCGGGACATGTCGGTCACGAAGGTGCCCCTCGACCACTTCGCCGACCTCGTCAACCTCGCTGGCGCAGAAGAAGTCACCGACCGGGTCGCCGTCGACGTCCTCAGAAAACTCCTCGACGCCGTCCTCGAAGCACGGAGCCCGAAGATGCCCTCTGAGTATGTCAGGGAACAGAACCTGGGCAAAGGCGACGCCTCAGCCTTCGCCGCCGTCGTCGACGAAGTGATCGCCGAGAACGAACAGGCGGTCGCTGACTACCAGGCCGGAAAGACCACCGCCCTCAACTTCCTGCTCGGGCAGGTGATGAAAAAGACCAGGGGCAAGGCCGACCCCAGAGAGATCACGCCGATGATCGCGGCCCGCATCTCCACCGAGGAGGGGAAGTAG
- the gatA gene encoding Asp-tRNA(Asn)/Glu-tRNA(Gln) amidotransferase subunit GatA → MGVVTFDAEDRWNAFVTVCQKADHQDDGPLAGVRVAVKDNISTAGTQTTCGSAILKGYIPPYDAHVVTLLKEAGAAIVGKTNMDEFGMGTTTESSAYGPTTNPVDESRVPGGSSGGSAAAIAGGLVDMALGTDTGGSIRCPAAFCGIVGLKPTYGRTSRYGLIAYANSLEGVGPMGRTVGDVSRLFSAIAGHDPRDATSLDRPYDHTPTTEVKELRIGVPAEFFGKGVDPAVAAQVRAAIERFTELGAEVVECTMPSMQHALAAYYVTCTCEASSNLARFDGVRYGPGVDTIRSWHDAYQDHRKEGFGAEVRRRIMLGTFALSAGYYGKYYGKAQAARKNVRDDFARLFADVDVVAGPTMPTTAFKLGEKSDPLSMYLADILTVPANLAGVPAISVPCGTVDGLPVGLQLIGPHFEEERIIDAAAAFEEVQA, encoded by the coding sequence ATGGGAGTCGTCACCTTCGACGCCGAAGACCGCTGGAACGCCTTCGTCACCGTCTGTCAGAAGGCAGACCACCAGGACGACGGACCCCTTGCCGGGGTCAGGGTCGCCGTCAAAGACAACATCTCCACCGCCGGGACACAGACCACCTGCGGTTCGGCGATCCTCAAGGGCTACATCCCCCCGTACGACGCCCACGTCGTCACCCTCCTCAAGGAGGCCGGGGCCGCCATCGTCGGCAAGACCAACATGGACGAGTTCGGGATGGGGACCACGACCGAGTCGAGCGCCTATGGTCCGACCACCAACCCGGTCGACGAGAGCAGGGTGCCTGGCGGGTCGTCGGGCGGGAGCGCCGCGGCCATCGCCGGCGGCCTCGTCGACATGGCCCTCGGCACCGACACCGGCGGGTCGATCCGGTGCCCGGCCGCCTTCTGTGGGATCGTCGGGCTCAAACCCACCTACGGCCGGACCTCCAGGTACGGGCTCATCGCCTATGCCAACTCGCTTGAAGGCGTCGGACCGATGGGGCGGACCGTCGGAGACGTTTCACGACTCTTCTCGGCCATCGCCGGCCACGACCCCCGCGACGCCACCTCCCTCGACCGCCCGTACGACCACACCCCCACCACTGAGGTGAAGGAGCTGCGGATCGGCGTGCCGGCCGAGTTCTTCGGCAAAGGCGTCGACCCGGCCGTCGCCGCACAGGTGCGAGCGGCCATCGAGAGGTTCACCGAACTCGGCGCCGAGGTCGTCGAGTGCACGATGCCGAGCATGCAACATGCCCTTGCCGCGTACTACGTCACCTGCACCTGCGAGGCCTCCTCGAACCTGGCCCGCTTCGACGGCGTCAGGTACGGCCCTGGTGTGGATACCATCCGCTCCTGGCACGACGCCTACCAGGACCACCGCAAAGAAGGCTTCGGCGCCGAGGTCCGCCGCCGGATCATGCTCGGAACCTTCGCCCTCTCTGCCGGATACTACGGCAAATACTACGGCAAGGCCCAGGCAGCCAGGAAGAACGTAAGAGACGACTTCGCCCGCCTCTTCGCCGACGTCGACGTCGTCGCCGGCCCGACCATGCCGACGACCGCCTTCAAACTCGGCGAGAAGAGTGACCCTCTCTCGATGTATCTCGCCGACATCCTCACCGTCCCGGCCAACCTCGCCGGCGTACCGGCGATCTCGGTCCCCTGCGGCACCGTCGACGGCCTTCCGGTCGGGCTGCAACTCATCGGACCACACTTCGAGGAGGAGCGGATCATCGATGCCGCCGCCGCCTTCGAGGAGGTGCAGGCATGA
- the gatC gene encoding Asp-tRNA(Asn)/Glu-tRNA(Gln) amidotransferase subunit GatC, with protein sequence MVSETEVAHIAILADIGISKEELSEFTGQFNAILEYFDLLDQVEVGERPEAGTTNVFREDEVVASLPLDDALKSAGESEDGYIKAPRVVL encoded by the coding sequence ATGGTTTCTGAAACAGAGGTAGCACATATCGCAATACTCGCAGATATCGGGATCTCGAAAGAAGAACTCTCCGAGTTTACCGGACAGTTCAACGCGATCCTGGAATATTTCGACCTCCTCGACCAGGTGGAGGTCGGTGAAAGACCTGAGGCAGGGACGACCAACGTCTTCAGGGAGGACGAGGTCGTCGCCTCTCTCCCCCTCGACGACGCCCTGAAGAGCGCCGGGGAGTCGGAAGACGGGTACATCAAGGCCCCACGGGTGGTGCTCTAA
- a CDS encoding asparagine synthase-related protein: MSRRGADGRNGFSLDGWVERDGHRLSEDEVRAAVGADPFAPTCFGGEFFLRYGEWAARDHFGIRDGPAPAGTLTCGGEVVGTVDQVHPPGNLEAAILTAVELRATDRTAVALSGGVDSALVAALAERPAVVVGLEDSHDHRLALELASACGIECEAVTVTMPEVEEALREAVGLLGAPNPVDASIAATEVFVARWARDQGYPRVLTGQGADELFGGYARYLESPDLAAALEHDRLDLPRQVARDRAVASSYGTAFSPPYLDLRVVAAARALPVSSLIKGEVRKLPLRTIAAEHIPREFAMAEKKAMQYGSGIWKTIQKLARRNGHRRVGDYLKMLGGEER, encoded by the coding sequence ATGAGTCGCAGAGGAGCGGATGGCAGGAACGGGTTTTCCCTCGACGGGTGGGTGGAGAGGGACGGGCACCGCCTCTCTGAAGATGAGGTGCGGGCGGCCGTCGGAGCCGACCCCTTCGCACCCACCTGCTTTGGCGGGGAGTTTTTCCTGAGGTACGGGGAGTGGGCGGCGCGGGACCACTTCGGGATCAGGGACGGCCCCGCACCGGCCGGCACGCTCACCTGCGGCGGCGAGGTCGTCGGTACCGTCGATCAGGTCCACCCCCCCGGCAACCTTGAGGCTGCGATCCTCACCGCCGTCGAACTCAGGGCGACCGACAGGACCGCCGTCGCCCTCTCCGGCGGGGTGGACTCCGCACTCGTCGCCGCCCTTGCAGAGAGACCGGCCGTCGTCGTCGGGCTTGAAGACTCTCACGACCACCGCCTGGCCCTCGAGCTTGCCAGTGCCTGCGGGATCGAGTGCGAGGCCGTGACCGTCACCATGCCCGAGGTCGAGGAGGCACTCCGCGAGGCCGTCGGTCTCCTCGGTGCCCCAAACCCGGTCGACGCCTCCATCGCCGCGACCGAGGTCTTCGTCGCGAGGTGGGCGCGGGACCAGGGGTACCCCCGGGTGCTCACCGGCCAGGGCGCCGACGAACTCTTCGGCGGGTATGCCCGCTACCTTGAAAGCCCTGACCTCGCCGCCGCACTCGAACACGACCGCCTCGACCTCCCCCGCCAGGTGGCCAGGGACCGGGCGGTGGCCTCCTCTTATGGTACTGCATTCTCGCCCCCGTACCTCGACCTGCGCGTGGTGGCGGCGGCCCGCGCCCTCCCTGTCTCCTCCCTCATCAAGGGAGAGGTGCGCAAGTTGCCCCTGAGAACGATCGCGGCAGAGCATATCCCTAGAGAATTCGCCATGGCAGAGAAGAAGGCGATGCAGTACGGCAGCGGGATCTGGAAGACGATCCAGAAACTTGCCCGCCGCAACGGCCACCGCCGGGTCGGTGACTACCTGAAAATGCTGGGTGGAGAGGAACGCTGA